The Alphaproteobacteria bacterium genome has a window encoding:
- a CDS encoding Smr/MutS family protein, with amino-acid sequence MQKEIDLHGETQNEAFSIVKKAVINGFINGEKTLRIVTGKSGILKQKLPLWLEAEQFEEYIRKTDFDRNNTGVLIIYLKKNK; translated from the coding sequence ATGCAAAAAGAAATTGACCTGCATGGAGAAACTCAAAATGAAGCATTTTCAATAGTAAAAAAAGCTGTTATAAACGGTTTCATAAATGGAGAAAAAACTCTTCGTATAGTGACAGGTAAAAGTGGAATATTGAAACAAAAACTTCCACTTTGGTTAGAAGCAGAGCAATTTGAAGAGTATATTCGAAAAACAGATTTCGATAGAAATAATACAGGCGTTTTAATAATATATTTAAAGAAGAATAAATAG
- the pheS gene encoding phenylalanine--tRNA ligase subunit alpha has protein sequence MIEINKDQLIEKIKLVNTSEELEAVKQEIFGKSGAVANEMKKMATIPNDQKKEFGQVMNEIRTALQESFDQKRNDIETALLNEKLKSEKLDLSLTSPDVKKSGKLHPLNKVIEEINEIFSSLGFSFAEGPHVDFDKYNFEALNIPPHHPARQEQDTFYLSNGHLLRTQTSNVQIREMLKHGAPIKIFAPGRVFRVDNDATHVPMFHQVEGLWIDEKGKVTMQDLLSVLKTFLKEFFEIDDPQIRVRQHDFPFTEPSVEVDVFYNGDWMELLGCGMTHPKVLENAGVDSSKYSGFAFGTGIDRIAMVKYGIKDLRKFFETDAKWLEYYGFDPEDNSNNQNGLS, from the coding sequence AGTTAATACATCTGAAGAACTTGAAGCTGTTAAGCAAGAAATATTCGGTAAATCAGGTGCTGTTGCTAATGAAATGAAAAAGATGGCAACTATTCCAAATGATCAAAAGAAAGAATTTGGACAAGTTATGAATGAAATAAGAACAGCTCTTCAAGAAAGTTTTGATCAAAAAAGAAATGATATAGAAACAGCTCTTCTTAATGAAAAGTTAAAAAGCGAAAAGTTAGATCTTTCTCTAACATCTCCTGATGTTAAAAAATCTGGTAAGCTTCACCCATTAAATAAAGTCATAGAAGAAATAAATGAAATTTTCTCTTCATTAGGATTTAGTTTTGCCGAAGGACCTCATGTTGATTTTGATAAGTATAATTTCGAGGCATTAAATATACCACCTCATCACCCAGCAAGACAAGAGCAAGATACTTTTTATTTGAGTAATGGTCATCTACTAAGAACTCAAACATCTAATGTTCAAATTAGAGAAATGCTAAAACATGGTGCTCCAATTAAAATATTTGCACCAGGTAGAGTTTTCAGAGTTGATAACGATGCTACACACGTTCCAATGTTCCATCAGGTAGAAGGTCTTTGGATAGATGAAAAAGGTAAAGTTACTATGCAGGATTTATTATCAGTTCTAAAAACATTCTTAAAAGAATTTTTTGAAATAGATGATCCTCAAATTAGAGTAAGACAGCACGACTTCCCATTCACAGAACCATCTGTAGAAGTAGATGTTTTCTATAATGGAGACTGGATGGAGCTATTAGGCTGTGGAATGACACATCCTAAAGTTTTAGAAAATGCTGGAGTAGATAGTTCTAAATATAGTGGCTTTGCATTCGGAACAGGAATAGATAGAATCGCTATGGTTAAATATGGAATTAAAGATTTAAGAAAATTCTTCGAAACAGATGCAAAGTGGTTAGAATATTACGGCTTCGATCCAGAAGATAATTCTAATAATCAAAATGGATTAAGTTAA